The genomic stretch TCGGCTTCTGCTGGAAAGCCGCCGCCGATCCCAGCATTAATGACGAGGCGATACGGATGCTTAGCAAGTTCGGCAGAGGTTACAGCTGCAGCCGCTGCGGGTCCGGCTCCTGCTGCAATCACCTGAACATCTGCTGACAAACCCGCAGGCAAGCCATTTTCAATTGCTTTTTGCTCCGCTTCTACTGCAGTCACGATGAGAATGCGTGAGGTCATTATATAGCTCATCTCCTCTAGTAAGGTGATATATCTTGTACATACGAGATATAACGAGAGTAAATTTTTGATCTTATTATTATAGCACTTTCACTTTCTATCGGAAGGTTTAGATTGACAAGACCAAAACATACTGTATTATGAGTTGTAGTACAGTTAGTTCAGTCAACAGAGATTAGGACGAAGAACAATCTGTTAAGAAAGGAGGCATCACATGTTTGAGTTAGATGTGCGCAGTCGCAAGCCGATATATGAACAGCTAATCGAGAGAATGAAGGAGATGATCATGATGGGTGTACTACAGCCTGATGAACAATTACCTTCCGTCAGGCATTTATCTGGGCAACTTACAGTAAACCCCAACACGATCCAGAAAGCCTACCGGGAACTGGAAAGAGAAGGTTACATATATTCTTTGCAAGGAAAAGGAAGTTTCGTTGCTAAACCTGAACATAGACCGGATGATAAGCGGAGAGAAGAAGTAAAGACGGAGCTGCGGAAGCTCTTTGCAGAAGCAGTGTATCTAGGCATCAAAGACTCAGATATTACACTTCTCTATAACAACGTAAAGAACGAGATTCATATCAAAGAACAGGAGGAAAACCATGATTGAGGTATCTGGAGTTACCAAACTGTTTGAGACCGAAGCGGCAGTCAACCAATTGTCGCTGACCATCCGAAAAGGGAGTATTTTTGGATTGTTAGGTTCGAATGGGGCAGGTAAAACGACATTACTGAAGACAATAGCAGGTATCTATCAAGCGGATCAGGGGAGTGTGAATGTAGAAGGTGCACCTGTATATGAGAATAATGCACTGAAACAGCGGATCATTTTCATGTCGGATATCCCTTACTTTTTTCCGCAGACCTCTTTGGATCAGATGGCTGTTTTTTATAAAAGAATCTATCCCAGCTGGAGTGATGAACGTTATCAGCAGCTAGATGCGGTGTTCAAACTGGATAGGAAACGTAAGCTGCACCGGATGTCCAAGGGGATGCAGCGGCAAGCTGCTTTTTGGCTGGCACTCAGCTGTATGCCGGATATTTTGCTGCTGGATGAGCCCATCGATGGTCTCGATCCCGTGATGCGCAGACAGGTTAAAAACCTGCTGTTCCAGGAAGCGGCTGAACGTGAACTTACCGTCATCATCTCTTCTCACAACCTGCGAGAAATTGAAGATTTATGTGATCATGTCGGCATTATGCATCACGGCCAGTTGATTGTAGAGAAGGACCTTGATGACCTGAAAGCAGATACACATAAAATCCAGGTTGCTTTTCGAGATCAATCTCATGAAGAGTCACTTGCTAACAATGTACGCATTCTCCACGGCGAGAAACGAGGCAGTGTAGAAACTTTTATTGTAAAAGGTAATGAAAAAGAAGTAAGGAAGGTGTTTGAAGCATATGGGCCTTACTTACTCGATGTACTGCCGTTAACACTGGAAGAAATCTTTATTTATGAAATGGAGGACGTGGGCTATGACATCCATAAGGTCGTACTTCAATAAAGCCATCATTCGTCAAGACCTGAAACAGTATGGATGGATCGGAATCTTGTATCTGCTTGCCCTGCTATTTTTCATTCCATTCCTTATGTTGTTTGCTGTTCGTGAAGGTCAGCCGGTTCAACAATTGAACTCATTATACGAAGTAACAAACAGAATATCACTTGTCTTATTGCTCATTTTCCCCGTACTCGCTGGAACATTTATCTTTCGTTATCTTCACGCGAAGGCGCCGTCGGATCTCTACCATGGACTGCCGATCACAAGGAGCCAGCTGTTAACATCACACCTATGCAGTGCACTTGTGCTCATTACGGTTCCGGTATGGATCACAGCTGTTTTATCTGCACTGATTCGGCCCTATGCTGATTATTACGTGTATGATCTTACGATGGTATGGGAGTTTGGAATTATATACACGATTCTGGGGCTATTTGTATGTGCTTTTACCATCTTGATGGCGATATGTTTTGGACAAACGTTGATTCAGATGGTCCTTACCTATGGGCTGTTATTTACACCCGCGTGGCTCATGGTGCTGGGTATAATGCATATACGTCAGTTTTTGTTCGGATTTCATGACTATTATTTTGAAAATGGGTACAGTAACTTGTTCACATTAGAAAAAGTAACCCCTTTGCTCCGCATTGCGGGAGCTTCAAGAGAACCTTTTGGCTGGTTTGAACTTACGATGTATCTCGTATTATCCCTTCTTTTCTTGGGACTCGGATATTTTCTTTATCGCAAAAGAGACGGGGCAGCGGCAAGTCAGACGATTGTTTATCGTTTTCTCACCCCGTTATTTATTGTTCTCGTGATGCTGTTCTGCTCCTTGGTTGGCGGACTCTATTTGTCTGGAATGAGAGACAACAGCAGAGTAATGCTGATGTTCGGCTATATCCTTGGAGGAGTATTCGGATATCTAGTTGTGCAGATGGTCCTTCATCGTACTTGGCTGGTGTTTACACGAAAGGTGCTTGTACATGGTGTAATCTACATGATTACTTTGGCGGCTATTCTGTATATTCCAGTATCGGGTATTGGTGGATATGAGTCGCGTGTTCCTGAACAAGCGGATGTAAAGAGTGTACTCTATAGTGATTCTTATCTATCATTTATTAATAAATATGATTCGTCAGGACAGCGGATTGACAATAATATAAGTTCTTA from Paenibacillus polygoni encodes the following:
- a CDS encoding GntR family transcriptional regulator, giving the protein MFELDVRSRKPIYEQLIERMKEMIMMGVLQPDEQLPSVRHLSGQLTVNPNTIQKAYRELEREGYIYSLQGKGSFVAKPEHRPDDKRREEVKTELRKLFAEAVYLGIKDSDITLLYNNVKNEIHIKEQEENHD
- a CDS encoding ABC transporter ATP-binding protein, coding for MIEVSGVTKLFETEAAVNQLSLTIRKGSIFGLLGSNGAGKTTLLKTIAGIYQADQGSVNVEGAPVYENNALKQRIIFMSDIPYFFPQTSLDQMAVFYKRIYPSWSDERYQQLDAVFKLDRKRKLHRMSKGMQRQAAFWLALSCMPDILLLDEPIDGLDPVMRRQVKNLLFQEAAERELTVIISSHNLREIEDLCDHVGIMHHGQLIVEKDLDDLKADTHKIQVAFRDQSHEESLANNVRILHGEKRGSVETFIVKGNEKEVRKVFEAYGPYLLDVLPLTLEEIFIYEMEDVGYDIHKVVLQ
- a CDS encoding ABC transporter permease, translating into MTSIRSYFNKAIIRQDLKQYGWIGILYLLALLFFIPFLMLFAVREGQPVQQLNSLYEVTNRISLVLLLIFPVLAGTFIFRYLHAKAPSDLYHGLPITRSQLLTSHLCSALVLITVPVWITAVLSALIRPYADYYVYDLTMVWEFGIIYTILGLFVCAFTILMAICFGQTLIQMVLTYGLLFTPAWLMVLGIMHIRQFLFGFHDYYFENGYSNLFTLEKVTPLLRIAGASREPFGWFELTMYLVLSLLFLGLGYFLYRKRDGAAASQTIVYRFLTPLFIVLVMLFCSLVGGLYLSGMRDNSRVMLMFGYILGGVFGYLVVQMVLHRTWLVFTRKVLVHGVIYMITLAAILYIPVSGIGGYESRVPEQADVKSVLYSDSYLSFINKYDSSGQRIDNNISSYFTEDKEYNAAVIKLHEAIVEKHKEGKLSENEEYSRDTLGFTIGYELNNGHRILRKYIVKISEFGDYLKPLMESTYYKELMYNLKGLNESETSSIEVYNPYLNKQIKINEPKEIEKLKKLFIQEIMNMSYQDQMDARKQEEWAGLHFINIENRNNNYYGSWEKSFAELEAWLEKKGYADQVRMTPSDISSMTITRNINNTGFVLERNANNPALDYYAYMAKLAGETRVTEDMDKENIILNQQYFDVYVDKSREDTPYLVKVTLNNKEVVIWSLEDFPEGLQ